The DNA region CACTGTTGCCATTCAAGGATCTGGATGGGGATGGCTTGGATATGATAAGAAAACaggtaaaaacatttatattgttatattaaaatattttatttataatttgttgttttaggtTTGATTAAGATCGCAACCTGCGCAAACCAAGATCCTTTGGAAGCTACAACTGGTTTGGTCCCACTTTTGGGCATTGATGTTTGGGAACACGCTTATTATTTGCAATACAAAAATGTGAGGCCAGACTATGTTAAGGCCATTTTTGACATTATCAACTGGAAAGATGTATCTGAAAGGTTGGCCAAGGCTAAGTAAACATGCAACCAGTAATAAATCACAAAAGCTAACATaggtaaaatgaaatttttcctgaaatattaatttagtttgttcTGTTAtactctatatttttattaaacgccTAGttgtttttacattaaaaaacgtgttttatttattcttaaaaaatttccTTGACGCAATTCCTGCGAAATCatcttaatacatattttaataatatatgtataatcgAAATAAAACTAGTAATTTGGTATtgacttttattttgtataatttgccAGTGTCCTGAATAAAAAACTTCTAACAACTAACAACGTGTTTATTGCTAGgtgaataacaacaataacaatgtatggaaatataaaaagaatgaattgaattataacattcaacaacaataaattacgaAAATACGACACAAAAACAGAACAGAATTATTTAGGCACCTTACATAAATTTGGCTAATTGACCCAACCAGATTTTGAACTATGATCGTTTTTTGGACTTTTGGGCCTTTGTCGGTGCTTGTTTAAGTTGTTTCTTCCACACTATCGCGTTCAGCTTTTCACCCAGTAAATAGAATCCGATGAACATGAATAGACATGCCACAAAGAAAACTATTCTGCCAGCTGTCGGCAATACTTCCAGTACTGGGTATACCCAAAAGCCAGTTTTCGCATGGATGATGTGAATCCAGACCAAATAGCTGATGCTGAAAACAGCCAAGATTGATATTCCAACTTTTCTGGACGGGTACCTTCTGAAGGACGTGGCCAGTTCAATGAGGATGAAGATCATAATGTTCGTGTGCATCACGTGGTTCAGCCATGTGGGGAAGAAGGGGTCCAATGCCTTCGGAAACACGAGTTCGCGGTCGATGAAATAGAGGGCCCAGAATGTCGCTCCTACGAAGAACGAAATGGGGAAAGCCAGTGACGGTAACagctatataaaaaaaaaatgtaccataatttcaatgaataaGTGATGAAAGGACTACTTACGATGTCCTTGACTTTTCTGATGAAAGGTGTTTTTTTCGGTGCCACTTCATTAGAGCCAATCAAGTCGTTCAACaagcaaattgtaaagaagAATCCTTGCAGTAactgtaacaaaattaaatgttacagATAATTACATAAGCAACGATCATTTCCATCACGtagtttgtatttaattatggaATAGCCttgattattttctaatgcaaattcattgttttgttgtttattcatATGTTcagtaaatcaattattattcattttttaatattttctatgttaaattaaaatagatatttaagtaataaaagtagatttttcaaattatacaattttaattagattgtgGTTATTAAATCCTGGAGCAATACACACAAGGCGTTTTGATAATAAGTTACTTTTAtccaaattaattgaaaaataatgatatatgGTATTAAATGGTATATTATGATGACGTTGCCGTTAAATGATAAGTTTTATAAGGGAATTTTGCCAAACATCTACCTAACAATGAACAACAATGTTATTAATCAAGAAAGTTAATGAGTTCATAAATCATAAttcgtaatatttatacgtgtAAATTGGCAATATTGACTGTcaacaaagaataaaatacaacAGTTATTTTGACGTCTACAGTGTAAACTCTACACCATGCGATGGAATAAAACTTTCCTACTGAAAGGCTATATTGACTTTCAAGtgacaattttgaattgaattgagtaATGATGAATGATGAATGTTatgaatgatttaattaaattattaccgcATCCCAGTAAGTGAGGTACTTCAATTTGCCGCTGTAATCCCATTTT from Aethina tumida isolate Nest 87 chromosome 1, icAetTumi1.1, whole genome shotgun sequence includes:
- the LOC109597984 gene encoding androgen-induced gene 1 protein, which produces MGVRTVLHGLATIHFWFGCYYDWANVNIPKEVHNRGEKWDYSGKLKYLTYWDALLQGFFFTICLLNDLIGSNEVAPKKTPFIRKVKDILLPSLAFPISFFVGATFWALYFIDRELVFPKALDPFFPTWLNHVMHTNIMIFILIELATSFRRYPSRKVGISILAVFSISYLVWIHIIHAKTGFWVYPVLEVLPTAGRIVFFVACLFMFIGFYLLGEKLNAIVWKKQLKQAPTKAQKSKKRS